One Chitinophagaceae bacterium C216 genomic window carries:
- the cytR_4 gene encoding HTH-type transcriptional repressor CytR — MKPERVTIKDLARQLNVSVSTVYRALHDAPDVSAKTKQLVVSLAKELNYEPNAIAQGLVNRQSKLIGVLVPTIQSHYFSQALSGMTDVANEAGFHIIFYQSNECFQQEKEGVRRLVACNVDGLLISVSSETKNDDSLANMNIPVVMFDRILHQYDCTKVIVDEYEGAYKAVELLIKKGCKRIAHIAGPQNLTVCANRLKGYKDALEAHGMRADKKMIAVTKSFEHNALKAIRKIMEQPQKPDGIFMVNDLCAAVALKYFSKKGIRVPHDVQVVGFNDDPVCNITQPTITSVMQPAYEVGKLAMGLLIDEILTGLSQHKTYKLRTSLVVRESTK; from the coding sequence ATGAAGCCGGAAAGGGTAACAATAAAAGACCTGGCCAGACAACTTAATGTTTCAGTTTCTACAGTATATAGGGCATTGCATGATGCTCCAGATGTGAGTGCTAAAACTAAGCAATTGGTAGTAAGCCTTGCAAAGGAACTGAATTATGAGCCTAATGCTATTGCACAAGGTCTGGTAAACAGGCAGTCTAAACTTATTGGCGTACTTGTACCAACTATCCAATCGCATTATTTTTCACAGGCTCTAAGCGGGATGACCGATGTTGCCAATGAAGCGGGTTTCCATATTATTTTTTATCAAAGCAATGAGTGTTTTCAACAGGAGAAAGAGGGCGTGCGACGGCTTGTAGCTTGTAATGTTGATGGGTTATTAATATCTGTTTCTAGTGAAACAAAAAATGATGATTCACTTGCTAATATGAATATTCCTGTTGTAATGTTTGATAGGATATTACATCAATATGATTGCACAAAAGTTATTGTGGATGAATATGAAGGCGCCTATAAGGCTGTAGAGCTGCTTATAAAAAAAGGATGCAAAAGGATAGCGCATATTGCAGGACCTCAAAATTTAACAGTTTGTGCCAATCGATTGAAAGGCTATAAAGATGCGCTGGAAGCGCACGGAATGAGGGCTGATAAAAAAATGATTGCAGTAACAAAGTCATTTGAACATAATGCACTCAAGGCCATTCGTAAAATAATGGAACAACCACAAAAGCCGGATGGGATATTTATGGTGAACGATCTATGTGCCGCTGTGGCCTTGAAGTATTTTAGTAAAAAAGGAATAAGAGTTCCGCATGATGTACAAGTGGTAGGATTTAATGATGACCCTGTCTGCAATATCACGCAGCCCACTATTACGTCTGTTATGCAACCAGCTTATGAAGTAGGAAAGCTAGCTATGGGTTTGCTAATCGATGAAATACTTACTGGATTATCTCAACATAAAACTTATAAACTTAGAACCAGTCTTGTTGTAAGAGAATCTACAAAATGA
- the susC_4 gene encoding TonB-dependent receptor SusC, whose translation MRCSLVILSILRSVLLIFLSVLPQVMFGQNEIIKGTITDQAGKPLHGVTVAAIKSGTTTMTSDDGSFTINAVASDSLMISFVGYLSQILPVSEVHNRVIKLSADELGTGLSEVVVMGYKNVLRKNVAGAVASVNMQDLQNIPTSTVLDVLAGKVAGMQTIVRAGVPGGATGGLVIRGNSSLSAADDASGLSNPLYIVDGVPMSLSDLAGFDATQNDFFATLNPNDFESIDVLKDAAATAIYGARGANGVIIIKTKRGRKGKTRIAYNGAYGVNLKPEKLKVFIGEAEREEKLRLYEISMRTLFGDQAWIDVRNGLEVYGYMQPPVLTDKNNPAFNGAYDYQALFYQNGFNQRHDIAIDGGNELGAYRIGLGYYDEKGILSGIGFKWFSVNSSVVSDIGKYVHNDFVMNFALLDRRGGSTDRMRTFPTSPTQLPSSLYYRTQQELDLLSGRLSDVYQKNGTYQLRFSDALRIKFLKNFTWDNQGSLFIDLGRKQYFVPTTAAYNSLSYAQSWNSENFSFTGSSVLSYFKEVNDHEIAGLLGTEMKKDRQSTDWVDAEDGPSDYIKVIKGYKKESINGGSDVVKSNMLSYFANLSYGYKDRYKIEGVIRRDGHSRFGADNKWATFPSLSTYWIFTREPWMKSDVLTFGKLRFSYGRAGQIDPDPLLQYNSFIAINNIGSGIGNIYSNKLDVKTYNGKTVLISDFNKIANTSLSWSTSEEVNYGLDLEFFKERLYINTNLYSRYEKGLIFTSALSPFMGFNSIRSNLVDMISNGYELSIMGYLFPRTILFSGIGL comes from the coding sequence ATGAGATGTTCGCTTGTTATTCTCTCAATTTTACGATCAGTATTGTTGATTTTTCTCAGTGTATTACCTCAGGTAATGTTTGGGCAGAATGAGATTATTAAAGGAACGATTACTGATCAGGCCGGAAAACCATTACACGGTGTTACTGTAGCGGCGATTAAATCAGGAACAACTACAATGACTTCAGATGATGGGAGCTTTACGATTAATGCTGTAGCTTCCGACTCATTAATGATATCATTTGTTGGGTATTTATCGCAAATACTACCCGTATCCGAAGTACACAATCGTGTTATTAAATTAAGTGCAGATGAGTTAGGTACCGGTCTTAGTGAAGTGGTGGTAATGGGATATAAGAATGTTTTAAGAAAGAATGTGGCGGGAGCGGTGGCTTCTGTTAATATGCAAGATCTGCAGAATATTCCTACATCCACGGTCCTAGATGTGTTGGCAGGTAAAGTGGCAGGTATGCAGACAATTGTAAGAGCAGGCGTTCCGGGAGGTGCTACAGGCGGATTGGTTATACGAGGTAACAGTAGTCTCTCTGCTGCAGATGATGCAAGCGGCTTGAGCAATCCGCTATATATAGTAGATGGTGTTCCTATGTCGCTTAGTGATTTAGCTGGCTTCGATGCAACACAGAACGATTTTTTTGCAACATTAAATCCTAATGACTTTGAATCTATTGATGTACTAAAGGATGCAGCAGCTACTGCGATATATGGAGCCAGAGGTGCAAATGGTGTAATTATTATTAAAACGAAAAGAGGACGTAAAGGAAAGACAAGGATCGCTTATAATGGAGCCTATGGTGTAAATCTGAAGCCCGAGAAGTTAAAAGTATTTATAGGTGAGGCAGAACGAGAAGAAAAGCTAAGACTATATGAAATTAGTATGAGAACATTGTTTGGCGATCAGGCTTGGATCGATGTTCGTAACGGGCTTGAGGTTTATGGGTATATGCAGCCACCCGTACTTACCGATAAAAATAATCCAGCTTTTAATGGTGCCTACGATTATCAAGCTCTTTTTTATCAAAATGGGTTTAATCAAAGACACGATATTGCTATTGATGGCGGTAACGAACTAGGGGCTTATCGTATTGGGCTAGGATACTATGATGAAAAGGGAATTTTGAGTGGAATTGGCTTTAAATGGTTTTCGGTGAATTCTAGCGTAGTAAGTGATATTGGTAAATATGTGCATAACGACTTTGTTATGAACTTCGCACTGCTTGATCGAAGAGGAGGTAGCACAGATAGAATGCGCACTTTCCCAACAAGCCCAACACAATTGCCTTCTTCTCTTTATTACAGAACCCAACAGGAACTGGATTTATTATCGGGTAGATTGAGTGATGTGTATCAGAAAAATGGGACTTATCAATTGCGGTTTAGCGATGCATTGAGGATAAAATTCTTGAAAAACTTTACTTGGGATAATCAGGGGTCGTTGTTTATTGATTTAGGAAGAAAGCAATACTTCGTTCCCACCACGGCCGCTTACAATAGCTTATCTTATGCACAGAGTTGGAATAGTGAAAATTTCTCTTTTACGGGAAGTTCAGTTCTCAGTTATTTTAAAGAGGTGAATGATCATGAAATAGCGGGTTTATTGGGTACAGAGATGAAAAAAGATCGTCAGTCTACCGATTGGGTAGATGCAGAAGATGGTCCGAGTGATTATATAAAAGTGATTAAAGGATATAAAAAGGAATCTATCAACGGCGGCTCGGACGTAGTAAAGTCAAACATGCTATCTTATTTTGCCAACCTGTCCTATGGATATAAAGATCGCTACAAAATAGAGGGTGTTATCAGAAGAGATGGACATTCTAGATTCGGTGCTGATAATAAGTGGGCCACTTTCCCATCCTTATCTACATACTGGATTTTTACTAGAGAACCTTGGATGAAGAGCGATGTACTAACATTTGGTAAGTTACGCTTCTCATACGGTAGAGCTGGACAGATAGATCCGGATCCGCTATTACAGTATAACTCTTTTATTGCAATTAATAATATAGGTTCTGGAATAGGAAATATATATAGTAATAAACTAGACGTTAAGACTTATAATGGTAAAACAGTTCTGATTTCCGATTTCAATAAAATAGCGAATACTTCTCTTTCTTGGAGCACTTCGGAGGAAGTAAACTATGGTCTGGACCTAGAATTTTTTAAGGAACGTCTTTATATAAATACTAACCTCTATTCGCGATACGAAAAAGGGCTCATTTTTACTTCAGCACTTTCTCCTTTTATGGGATTTAATTCTATTCGCTCCAATCTCGTTGATATGATTAGTAACGGATATGAGTTGAGTATTATGGGGTATTTGTTTCCAAGAACCATTCTTTTCAGTGGGATTGGACTGTGA
- a CDS encoding TonB-dependent receptor P3, with translation MNLARNKTVIAKLGNGGRDYINGDYAFVVGEPSFQYYTYEYLGPLQNEDDLPVNPMTGTPMTYLWADAGLAIGRSGKIFPGMPLFTDVNGDYQIDGADYGYDKKIIPGKSPEPKVMGGVSTNIRWKQFSFRVQSSFAFGHYIFNTSLQEMLAQYDDNIAFFQNALYDFGNKIRFWEYPGDDAYYPMRFINYSDGGSARSFRRSSMFIEKGDYWNIDNITIAYSLPARIASKLYMRNAQVYCTMRDVYMWKKSNVPDPRQVSKTGYYVGQGYPITKNISLGININF, from the coding sequence GTGAATCTGGCAAGAAACAAAACTGTTATTGCTAAATTGGGTAACGGCGGTCGTGATTATATTAATGGTGATTATGCTTTTGTAGTAGGGGAACCCAGTTTCCAGTATTATACTTATGAATATTTAGGGCCTCTTCAAAATGAGGACGACTTGCCTGTGAATCCTATGACAGGGACTCCCATGACGTATTTGTGGGCAGACGCTGGGTTGGCTATTGGACGATCTGGCAAAATATTCCCCGGTATGCCATTATTTACTGATGTAAATGGAGATTACCAGATAGATGGAGCGGATTATGGGTATGATAAAAAAATTATTCCGGGCAAATCTCCAGAGCCCAAAGTAATGGGAGGGGTTTCAACCAATATTAGATGGAAACAATTTTCTTTCAGAGTTCAGAGCTCATTTGCGTTTGGCCATTACATTTTCAACACTTCTTTGCAGGAGATGTTAGCTCAGTATGATGATAATATTGCATTTTTTCAGAATGCACTTTATGATTTCGGTAATAAAATTCGTTTCTGGGAATATCCGGGCGATGATGCTTATTATCCCATGCGTTTTATTAATTACAGCGATGGCGGTAGTGCACGCTCATTTAGAAGGTCTTCTATGTTTATAGAGAAAGGTGATTATTGGAATATTGACAATATTACCATTGCTTATTCCTTGCCTGCGAGAATAGCGTCTAAGTTGTATATGAGAAATGCTCAGGTTTATTGTACCATGCGCGATGTGTATATGTGGAAGAAATCAAATGTTCCGGATCCCCGACAGGTTTCAAAGACTGGGTATTATGTAGGGCAAGGATATCCTATCACCAAGAATATCTCTTTGGGGATAAACATCAACTTCTAA
- a CDS encoding SusD-like protein P38 → MKKVEFIYRKLYSGLHYINLTRMKKLLIAITFSFVLFSCGKNFLNPEQIDLVYNDVFWSNENDAEKAVLGVYALYRGIMVTAEMYERGDVTTGYYRRGWNGGSPDALYQTVNIPANQRAWGNLDGMANWGNYYKVIAMANLTLSRIEKMDDGLFSSGNKNRLLGEVYFLRALTYYNIATIWGHAPLILDPIESSEQVIDADNLLINRARVPDVEIMNTVLEDVAKAISLLSFGRPGSDDWGVIANKGSALALSGYANMWMAFLKKRDGASPNEYYTQAVTDLENVVTNGGYVLASYGSREAVQNLFKGKSSESVFELSVSAALGESYRVDAGGIQYLTCKIPPFDGDVKKDRASSINWVPAIKKPMMYPEYPQDKRADWFFAAWESPYNDPFSDVSQTAVDRELVTWLTKFASFTPDPSRQWNEYLGYFADANIPVFRFTDVKLLLAEAYYYTNQSSKAIPIINEIRQRAGLSNYSGSDVLKAILQERTSELQGEGKLFFDYIRNGFIENMPHIDAARYNQQGYYWPVGSNILLRNKMIQQTPYWNGKTSW, encoded by the coding sequence ATGAAAAAGGTTGAATTCATATATAGAAAACTTTATTCGGGCCTTCATTATATAAATCTTACACGAATGAAAAAGCTCCTTATTGCAATCACTTTCAGTTTTGTACTGTTTTCTTGCGGCAAAAACTTTCTCAATCCCGAACAGATAGATCTGGTTTATAATGACGTTTTCTGGTCAAATGAGAATGATGCTGAAAAAGCAGTATTAGGCGTATATGCATTATATAGGGGTATTATGGTTACGGCGGAAATGTATGAGCGAGGAGATGTAACTACAGGATATTATAGGAGAGGATGGAATGGTGGATCTCCTGATGCATTATACCAGACGGTTAATATACCTGCAAATCAGAGAGCTTGGGGAAACTTAGATGGTATGGCTAATTGGGGTAACTATTATAAGGTGATTGCAATGGCTAATCTAACGCTTTCGCGTATCGAGAAGATGGATGACGGATTATTTTCTAGCGGAAATAAAAATAGACTTTTGGGAGAAGTTTATTTCTTAAGAGCGCTCACTTATTATAATATCGCTACCATATGGGGGCATGCTCCTCTTATTTTAGATCCTATTGAAAGCTCTGAGCAAGTGATAGATGCTGATAATTTATTAATTAATAGAGCACGCGTACCTGATGTCGAAATTATGAATACTGTGCTCGAGGATGTTGCTAAGGCCATTTCTTTGCTTTCTTTTGGAAGACCGGGGTCGGATGATTGGGGTGTGATTGCAAATAAAGGAAGCGCTCTAGCACTTTCAGGATATGCCAATATGTGGATGGCTTTTTTAAAGAAAAGAGATGGAGCGTCTCCTAATGAATACTATACGCAAGCTGTTACAGATCTTGAAAATGTTGTTACTAACGGGGGGTATGTATTAGCTTCTTATGGATCAAGAGAGGCGGTACAAAATCTTTTTAAAGGGAAGTCTTCTGAATCGGTTTTTGAGTTAAGTGTTTCTGCAGCGTTGGGAGAGAGTTATCGTGTAGACGCGGGAGGAATACAGTATTTGACATGTAAAATTCCGCCTTTCGATGGGGATGTAAAAAAAGACAGAGCCAGTAGTATCAATTGGGTTCCGGCCATTAAGAAACCGATGATGTATCCCGAGTATCCCCAGGATAAAAGAGCTGATTGGTTTTTCGCAGCCTGGGAGTCGCCTTATAACGATCCTTTTTCTGACGTGAGTCAAACGGCGGTAGATCGAGAGCTAGTAACATGGTTAACAAAGTTTGCTTCATTCACTCCAGATCCCTCGCGCCAGTGGAACGAATATCTGGGGTATTTTGCAGATGCTAATATTCCTGTTTTCAGATTTACTGATGTAAAACTACTACTTGCAGAAGCATATTATTATACTAACCAGTCTAGTAAAGCCATTCCTATTATCAATGAAATAAGACAAAGAGCAGGCTTGTCTAACTATTCTGGTAGTGATGTATTAAAAGCTATCCTTCAAGAGCGCACAAGTGAACTACAGGGAGAAGGTAAACTGTTCTTTGATTACATACGTAACGGATTTATTGAAAATATGCCGCATATAGACGCCGCTCGCTATAATCAGCAAGGTTATTATTGGCCGGTAGGTAGTAATATTTTATTGCGGAATAAAATGATTCAGCAAACTCCTTACTGGAATGGAAAAACAAGCTGGTAA